In one Toxoplasma gondii ME49 unplaced genomic scaffold asmbl.31, whole genome shotgun sequence genomic region, the following are encoded:
- a CDS encoding KRUF family protein (encoded by transcript TGME49_250950~This gene belongs to the Lysine-Arginine rich Unidentified Function (KRUF) family of Toxoplasma-expanded genes.) — translation MEQFRRRAMEVREKWENEERYVRRNVGRVIVNQSSRPTLSRVQKWTACARHRFRMRSVARLREAARLESMASEIAAKLLAAGVDLSHVPGGASLTPGASDQGPRVGGDAAAPGTSSAGAPPKMAMQLYVRLGVAALRKEANELEELLANKDLNVEQLVAERMATSLTPNPPDALLHQLRNHARGVHAKQATRRRERAATLRAQADIWEGRLASGDLTQQDPDEGSSSRETAPQPASKSDTTQGRRAGRRRGRQQGQDAGEGTAATGPSAPSVSSASPMSRLEGSLRGTLLGSSVPLPGRGNVAYAKLAADKLRLEAESMLTKWGSLEVYVRGRIADRMLEENNRSPSVAEVRSWLRRARQRYYRWGAHRTQQAAELRNRAGYLDTQTPAEGDFLRSPQETPTHRPPSSTDLPGDESEGVSSGFPPRPAPRAPDLTFADLAISNLRREARIIEAAWSHGECFYVAQQAALRMVRENDPSPGPLTQREWAYNDRKVFRAEVMVQQQRARDLRDKANALEQELRTLLSSASGQVPEPLRESGSTVDPSAEQSVERPSGKRKQKRKHLYHSSAESAGEGPSSGGAMLPALPLWLTPVSAVRLGTRQRDPSNPPVAVGPSPGSSSPEQHLPAARRSQRGSGPSSSTREHPPPATGGPLPQRYTPVPTTTPPYPADVERGLGDPTPPHPKKRRLLEFLSDTARLEKTPPGHRRPLGRLALTSTASHMASSSQMASGPPQVPILAGTHGRLSGSGGDIIPSLSLPLKKRPLRGPAVPRHAAAAAATPLVRQPPFRSGSLASAGTTSGTPSQPPSSMEPSAPVSAPAGDPGVEPRGQLRPPDPR, via the exons ATGGAGCAGTTCAGGAGGCGGGCGATGGAGGTGCGAGAGAAAtgggagaacgaggagcgcTACGTGAGGAGGAATGTTGGGCGTGTCATCGTAAATCAGTCCTCCCGTCCTACTCTCTCACGAGTGCAGAAGTGGACGGCATGTGCAAGACACCGGTTTCGAATGCGATCAGTTGCACGGCTGCGGGAGGCCGCACGACTGGAGTCTATGGCAAGCGAAATTGCTGCAAAGCTGCTAGCAGCAGGCGTCGATCTCTCGCACGTCCCAGGCGGCGCCTCGCTGACACCCGGAGCGAGCGATCAGGGCCCGCGGGTTGGCGGCGACGCAGCCGCACCAG GTACGTCAAGTGCCGGTGCACCCCCAAAAATGGCCATGCAATTGTACGTGCGTTTGGGTGTTGCCGCgctgaggaaggaagcgaacgagCTCGAGGAGCTGTTGGCTAACAAGGATTTGAATGTCGAACAACTGGTCGCGGAGCGCATGGCTACCAGCCTCACTCCAAATCCCCCTGATGCACTTCTGCATCAGTTGCGGAATCACGCAAGGGGGGTGCACGCTAAACAAGCGACCcgccggagagagagagcagcgactcTTCGGGCCCAGGCAGATATATGGGAGGGCCGTCTGGCCTCAGGTGACTTGACGCAGCAGGATCCCGATGAGGGCTCCTCCTCCAGGGAAACAGCACCCCAACCAGCATCGAAATCGGACACTACACAAGGCCGACGAG CCGGCCGCCGCCGTGGACGTCAACAGGGgcaagacgcaggcgagggCACCGCAGCTACTGGCCCGAGTGCCCCGTCTGTGAGCAGCGCGTCGCCCATGTCCCGCCTGGAGGGCTCACTAAGGGGTACACTGCTCGGGAGCAGTGTTCCGCTTCCAGGAAGGGGGAATGTTGCCTACGCCAAACTTGCAGCTGACAAGCTGCGACTAGAGGCGGAGTCTATGCTCACCAAATGGGGGTCGCTCGAGGTTTACGTGAGAGGACGGATTGCCGATCGAATGCTGGAAGAGAACAATCGGAGTCCTAGTGTGGCTGAAGTCCGGTCCTGGTTGCGTCGGGCTCGGCAAAGGTACTACCGTTGGGGAGCACACCGCACGCAACAAGCTGCTGAGTTGCGCAACAGAGCCGGATATCtagacacacagacgccaGCAGAGGGCGACTTCCTACGAAGCCCCCAGGAGACGCCCACTCATCGACCTCCTTCCTCTACTGATCTGCCAGGTGATGAATCGGAAGGAGTCTCAAGCG GATTTCCACCCAGGCCGGCACCACGGGCGCCTGACCTTACGTTTGCGGACCTTGCCATTTCGAACTtaaggagagaggcaaggaTAATAGAAGCCGCATGGAGCCATGGAGAATGTTTTTATGTTGCCCAGCAAGCCGCCCTTCGCATGGTGCGAGAGAACGATCCCTCACCTGGGCCGCTCACACAGCGAGAGTGGGCGTACAATGATAGAAAGGTCTTCCGTGCCGAAGTTATGGTTCAACAGCAAAGGGCTCGAGATCTGAGGGATAAGGCGAACGCCCTGGAACAGGAGCTTCGCACCCTGCTCTCGTCGGCATCGGGGCAAGTCCCAGAACCGCTGCGCGAATCCGGATCGACTG TAGATCCATCAGCGGAGCAGTCCGTCGAGCGTCCGtcaggaaaaaggaaacagaaacggaaacaCCTGTATCATAGCAGTGCCGAGAGCGCCGGCGAAGGCCCATCCAGCGGCGGTGCTATGCTTCCGGCGCTGCCCCTTTGGTTGACCCCAGTCTCGGCGGTGCGCCTTGGGACTCGTCAACGGGACCCCAGCAATCCGCCTGTCGCTGTCGGGCCTTCTCCTGGATCGTCGTCACCTGAGCAGCACTTGCCGGCTGCAAGACGCTCCCAAAGAGGATCTGGTCCATCGTCATCAACACGTGAACATCCGCCACCGGCAACTGGCGGCCCGCTGCCGCAACGATATACGCCAGTACCCACCACAACACCTCCGTACCCCGCCGACGTCGAGCGTGGCCTTGGTGACCCCACACCGCCCCACCCCAAAAAGCGACGGCTCCTTGAATTTCTGTCTGATACAGCCAGACTCGAAAAAACTCCACCGGGACACCGCCGGCCGCTTGGGCGTCTCGCGCTGACGTCAACAGCGAGCCACATGGCGTCAAGCTCCCAAATGGCCTCAGGCCCACCGCAAGTGCCTATTCTAGCAGGGACACATGGTAGACTGTCTGGGAGCGGCGGCGACATCATtccgtctttgtctctgccgctCAAGAAGCGCCCACTGCGGGGACCTGCAGTTCCCCGCCACGCAGCGGCCGCCGCTGCCACGCCTCTTGTCCGGCAGCCCCCTTTCCGCTCGGGATCGCTCGCGAGTGCGGGCACTACATCTGGAACGCCATCCCAGCCACCATCTTCCATGGAGCCGTCAGCACCTGTGTCGGCGCCTGCAGGTGACCCAGGTGTAGAACCGCGTGGACAGCTTCGCCCTCCAGATCCCCGCTGA